The genomic DNA TCAATATTCTTCTTGTCATCCACCATCCCTAAAAGCCTGGGAGCCAGAGCCGGTGTGTGAAAACGTTCCAGCATTGTAAGCAGTGTCCGGCCGTAGGCGCGGTGTTCGGTGTTTTCCAGCACTGAGAGCACACATTCATCGGTAGCCACTTCCATATCGTCGCGCATCCTCTTAAAACAATACCATATCAGTGGATTAAACCAGTGCATGGTTTGCAAAAACAGCAGCAGGTAGTTAACGTATAAATCTTTGCGCTTGAAATGGGCAAGTTCATGCATCAGGATGTAGCGCAGATCATCATCAGTCATCTTTGCCATTTCCGGTGTAATTAGAATCCTGGGATTGATGATGCCAAAAAGCGAAGGAGTGTTCACCGCAGTTTGAACTACAAGCGGGATTTTTTTTGTAATTCCCATTTGTTCTTTACAGTTCATGAGAACCTGCAGCATTGGCTTCTCAGCAGGTATGCTGTGTTTTTTTAGCTTTAACCGCAGCAGGCAATAGGTTCCCACCAGCCAAAATAGGAACAGGAGCATCCCTGCAGCCCAGATATAGGGAAGGTACCGCAACAATGAGGCCAGGGAACTCACACTCTTAGATTGGGATGCAGACAAGCTAATATTTTCAGGCTGCCCGATCTCTATAGGTGTTTGCGGAATGTTGGGTAAATCAATTTGTGGAGCTGTGGGGGTTACCATGTCTATGGTAGCGGGACGCGAAATTTCCGGCATGGCATTAAACAGGCTAAAGGAGCTTTCCGGTCCAAAGGGTACCAGCAGTTTCACAACAAAGATTGCCCAGATAAGATAGTGCCACTGTGCGTTTAAGCGTTGTTTTAATACGCCTTTAAGAAGGAGAATAACCAGTGCTGCCACGCTGGCGTAAAGTGAAGCATGGAACACAGTATAAAAAAGATCAGCCATGCCTACTCCTCCTCGTCCAACAATTTTTTCAGGCTCTCTATTTCCGCTTTGGAGATTTTCTGCTCTTTAACAAAGCTTGCCAGCATCATCTTAACCGAACCATCGTATATCTTGTGTAAAAATGAATGGTTGGCATATGATTTAAACTCTTCCTCGCTGATTAACGGCGTGTAGAGATAGGCTTTACTTTCGGTTTTTTCCGCTGCGACGGCACCCTTGGCGGCCAGGCGGGTTATCAGCGTTTGAATCGTTTTGGGTTTCCAGTCGGTATTCTCGGACAAACAGGCCACAATTTGTGAACTTGTGGCCTGGCCCAATTCCCAAAGTACTTTCATTACTTCCAGCTCAGCATCGGATATCTGTTGGGCAATTTTCATTTTCTCACCTCTTGGATTACAAATGTAAGTACAACTTGATCTTACACGCGTAATCCAAAATTGTCAAGTTATAAATGAACACAAACAACCCCTACTTTTTGGTAGGGGTTGTTACATCCGTCACCGTATGTTCTTTATTAATCAGCCTCATCCAGAAACTGCAGGTAGTACACAAAGACCTCATCATTCTTCAGCAATTTCGCAAACTCTTCCTTGTTTCCTCTAAAAATTTCATCGCTGACAATTTCTGTTGACCTGCCCTTTGCCTGAACTGCAAGCATAATTGCCTGACCCTCAACGATAGCCTGCTCGCTGTTTGCTTTAATGAATGAATGTCCATCCCTCTCACCTGTCTCCAGTAGCTCCCAGGCAGTAGCTCTCATTCCATCCACAGAAATACTAACCCGATATTCTGTTTTATCCCGATCTAAAATATTTTCCCGCAGCGTAAAAACCAATCTGCCCTTGGCTGCCCTTAAGCCACTTCCATTATAAATCTGCCTGTCAATCTTTTCAACCAATTGGCCACTCTGATAATGTTCAATCCAACTCTCCACTCTCTGATATTTATCAGGCTCAATTTTCAAATCAAATACCAAAAACACATCGGCACCGGCGCCATAGATTAAATCTCTTTGGCTTGCGCTCAATTCAACCTCGCGGATATACTCTGCATTTCTTGAACCACAGCCCACCAGAAACACAAAAGCACAGATTATAACCAGACACCATATTTTGTTTTTCATTCTCTTCCTCTCCTTACTAAACGCTGCACAGCTAATCTGCCCTTAATCATCTGTTTGAATTATTACCAAACTAATCAATATGATAGACCTGCCAAGTACTCCAAACCTTTTAAGCTTTAGTCGTATGACCAAATCCCGTTATAAAGATAGTCAACAAAATCACGTTCTCCGGTTATTGCATTAATATAGATTATGTAACTTGCTTCAGACTCTTTAGCAATAAATGTGTAGAACAGCTCTTCATTAAATTGATGAAATACTGTAGGGCCATCGACAGGGAGAAGTAGCCAATCTATTCCTTGACGGGCTTCATCCCGGGATAGCTTCGGCTCCGGTATGCTTATTTCACTTTGTGACCGTAGTAAAAACTGATGGTTATAAAACGAAGTAATTTCACCTGTTTGACCCGACACCTCAAACTCAATAGAATGCTCCGGAATAAAAATATTATCTATCTTTCTGACAAGGCTGAATTGATATCTTCCTTCATCTGCTGCGTCTCCCCAATCAGAAATTCCATAGTTAGGAGTATATAGTGGGTACACATCTTTAATGCCCCTGGCAGATAAAAATTCCAGAGCGTTATTAATAGCAGTTTGTTCAGAAATGACCGGCTCTGGAGGATCATTTAAGAGATTATCATCACCAAAATTAGCATTAGACGTTTTTCTCAGACTAATAACGTTGCCACCGGTGGCTAAGACTTCTACCTGCCATTCATAGCTATTGTCCCCCTTACGGATAGCGGAAAATGTCCAACTGTCCCCCCAATCACTGCTCCAGCCTTCGCCTGTGAGTTGCCAGGCGTACTCACTATCAGGTAGAGGAAAAAAATCTTTTGCTACCTTAAACGCCTCATCCTGTGTGACTTCAGGACCAGAAAACCCCAAACGGTTTTCCGGCTCTAATTGTGGATCATAGTGAGGATAAACATAAACTGTGTAGATTTGTTGAAGATCATCACCTAGAAGGGACTCCATTTTCTCAAGAACCTCAGGCCACACTTTTCCCAGATAAAACTCGCGGTTAGTTTGGGCATTGGAGAAGCGGGGGTTTTCTTCTATAAAGATGTCTTCCATTTGTAAAAGCATGTCGTGCACTTTACGTAGATAGGCGAAATCCTCATCACTAAGGGGGTCATCCTTACTGCCGATATAATATAAGCCGCTTTCCACATACTCTAAAAAATATTGCAGGTTATAAAAGTAGAAAGGCTTATTAGAGTGCCGGGGAAGATATGAAAGGCTGCCGGAAGCTGAGTTGGGGTTAATATTTTCCAGTAATTGCCGATCTTCGCCTGCCATCACTGAACCGGACTTTATCCTCATATCCCTGACAGTTAGGCCCATTTGGGTAAAGTTACTTTGAATTTCGCCCCCAATTTGGCTTTGCATTTGAGTAATCTGTCGATACTGATAATTAATCAGCACGCCTGAAATAACTAAGAGTATCACAAGAACTTTAACCCAAGGGATTCGTTGCAAGAAACTTCCCATATCGCTACCCCCATTATATGTAATTCAAGAGTAATTCTGTTTCTGCTGGCATTTTCCTTTTTTAACGATATGAGATTGTTAATTTCTCTGCAACACATCGGGTGTCAGATTTAATATTCTTAAACATTTGCACTGAAAGCTTCATCTACTTCTTGTTGTTTTTGGGATTTTACATACCTGCTGGCCGGTATCCTATACCCCTGATAAATGGCAATGCCCCAAAATACCAAGGTAATAGGATCAGTTTGAATGCCCACTGTAATAAGCTGGACTACGGCTTCAACAGGAAGAAAAAGAGGAATACCAGTTATTCCTTCTGCTGCTAACTCCAAAACTGCAAAATGGCGAATAATCAAATATTCACTGAACATCATGGCAAACAGCGTAGCTACTGCGCTTATCCCCTGCACTACGGTACCCCGCTTTTTTCCGGCCCCGTAAATGGCAGTATTGGCAACAATCCAGCCAATAAGAACAGCAATAACACCTGCCTGCATGTTTGTGATTATAACAAAGCCATACCATAGCAGAGAACAGATGACTGCAGCACCTAAAGAAAAAAGAATTGACTTAGCTGCATTTACGCCCTCTGTTTCCTGTTGCAGTTCTTCTTCATGAGCTGTAAAACAATCGGGACAGAGAAATTTATCTATATCTTTATTGTTTTTTGCCGGGAAGTGTGCGGTCTCCAAAATGCTTGTTACCTTATCACAGTTCGTACAGACTATCATGCCTTTAGAATTTGATTTCTCCATAGCAAACGCGGGGTATTCTTCAGGCAATATCTGATGTTTACCGTCCTTTAAAACCAGGTTCTCCGTTAGGTCATTTTTAAACATCATGAGCATGGCAGGAATGTGATTACCGGAGTGTACGTAATACTTCTCTGCTTTGCCGGACTGCAATAAAATCTCGAGTTTACCTGTAAAAGGAGAGTTCTGAGGCTGGAAGCGTTTCTGGTACAGTACTTCTTTAATTTCTTCAGCATCAATTATAAAGTTATGCTTGTCCATTGAGAGAAAATCATTATCATCACCTTGAAACCCTTCATACTTTTCCATCAACTTACCGCTGACATTATACATTTGGCCACCAATCTTAGCCCCGTATAATTTCGCTTGATGAATAAAAGACAGATAGACAATATCCAATGAAAAGGTATTGTTTTTAACTAAGATAAAATAATTACCGACAGCTCTACCGTCAATAGTAAGATCCAATAGAAGTCCCCTCCTGTCCTTCCCAATTGTAAATTCATTTACCTTACTGGAATAATTTTAAGCGTTTTCCACATAATTAAAAATAGGCCTTTAGTCCTTGCTTCAATTATGCAAAGTTTGATTTAGTATACCTGGCAGCATCCGCCAGGTGCAGAATGAAATCATAGGCGAGCCCAAAAAAAGAGCACTGATCAACTATGATCGTGCTCTTCTTAAGTGCCCTTGGCAGGACAACTAGCACACCAGAGGTCCAAGGGTCAACTTCACAAACCAGAAACTAAAGCTGTTGCAGCAACGTGGTATGTTATGGCTTCAATCCGCCTATAGATTCTTTTGGAACCAAATCAGTTCGTCGATAAACAGAGAGTACCAGGCCCGCCAGTACCATGTTTACTATAAAACCGCCTGCGCCGTATGAGATAAACGGCAGAGTGACACCAATGGGAACAACTCCTGTATTAGAGAGAAAATATAGAGCAATTTGACCTGTAAGAGCAAGGCTTGCCCCAAGGGAAATGAGGTAGCCATGGCGATTTTTCTGCTTTGAGACTGCTACAAACATCCTTACTATTAAGATTAACATTAGAAATGCAATGACTAATCCTGCTATATAGCCCAGGCGGGCAATTAAATAAGTAAGCAAGAAATCCGTTGACCATCCCGGTAGTAACTGATTAATTGCCGTTCCACTTAATTCACTATCAAGTATGGTCGCCTCACCCCAAAACTGTGATGATTCCATGAGCCTGCGTATCTGCAGTGTTAACCATCCTGACCCCAGCGGATCAGCTTCAGGATTAGTCATAGTTTGAAACCTCCTGAGCCGATACGGAGAAGTTAGGACTGGAATAGAAAGGATGAATGCTATTACAGGCATATATATCAGGGCAAGACCGAACTTTTTTACATTACCAAACCATTCTTTTTGGACGGCTACCGTTAGGATGACAAGACAACAAACAGTTAGCAAGAAAAGCCCGGTAATAGAAGGCTCCAAAACAGTTATTAAGGCTGCGCCCCCATAAACAAAACCTGAAATAATTATTCCCGTATACCCCCTACCTTGCAAACTTGTAACAAGTCCTGCAAACACGGGGATAAACAAAAGAGAAAAATAATACAGATACCTAATTGATCCACCTGGCTGAGTTTGCACTAATATTAAGCCTATTACTGTAATACCAACAAGAGCCGAACATACGTGCTTGGCGTAGCGCCCCAGGATGGTGTAATCGAAAAAGTATGCACCCGCAAAGGCGGCTAACCCCATAGGCAGATAGAGAAGAAACTGGGAGAACATTTGCGCGCCGTTTGCAGCTTCTCTGGAAATAAAGAGCTGGACGGCCCCACCCATGACAATTAATAGGCTTATAACAGCTAAGATAGACCATTCTGTCCTGGGGCGATGTACTTTATTAAGCTGGCGGCCAACAGCTACAGGGTCCCCCATTTCCTCCACAGACTTTAAAATTGCACTTTCCTCATCTAAGCCTTGGTTCATAAATTGCTTCTTCTGGTCCTCAATATGGTCCACAAGCTCCTTTGCCACTTCTTGATGAATACTTTTAAAACGTAGCTCTGCACAAACCTTATCTACGAAGCCCTGAATTTGCTTATTAGTTAATGACATAGTTTACTCCTCCCAGCACCTGATTCACAGCCGTTGTATAAGTGCGCCATTCAGAGTTTTTCTCCTGGAAGTATTCTTTGCCACGTTTAGTAATATGGTAATATTTCCGTGCACGGCCGCTATCGGAAACGCCTTCATAGGATTCAACCAAACCTTGCTGCTCCAGAGTATGAAGAATGGGATAGAGCGTCCCTGCTTTAAGGGTAAAAACATTCTCCGAGCGCTTCTCCAACTCATCAATCATTTGATAACCATACATATCACCGGTTTCCAATAACTTCAAAATCAGCATGGTAGTACTACCTGTCATTAAACTTTTATCCACCTTCACAAACACAACCCCTTCCGAAACATATATCGGCCATCTATACAAATTATATATAGATAGACTAT from Dethiobacter alkaliphilus AHT 1 includes the following:
- a CDS encoding FtsW/RodA/SpoVE family cell cycle protein; amino-acid sequence: MSLTNKQIQGFVDKVCAELRFKSIHQEVAKELVDHIEDQKKQFMNQGLDEESAILKSVEEMGDPVAVGRQLNKVHRPRTEWSILAVISLLIVMGGAVQLFISREAANGAQMFSQFLLYLPMGLAAFAGAYFFDYTILGRYAKHVCSALVGITVIGLILVQTQPGGSIRYLYYFSLLFIPVFAGLVTSLQGRGYTGIIISGFVYGGAALITVLEPSITGLFLLTVCCLVILTVAVQKEWFGNVKKFGLALIYMPVIAFILSIPVLTSPYRLRRFQTMTNPEADPLGSGWLTLQIRRLMESSQFWGEATILDSELSGTAINQLLPGWSTDFLLTYLIARLGYIAGLVIAFLMLILIVRMFVAVSKQKNRHGYLISLGASLALTGQIALYFLSNTGVVPIGVTLPFISYGAGGFIVNMVLAGLVLSVYRRTDLVPKESIGGLKP
- a CDS encoding PepSY1/2 domain-containing protein; the encoded protein is MGSFLQRIPWVKVLVILLVISGVLINYQYRQITQMQSQIGGEIQSNFTQMGLTVRDMRIKSGSVMAGEDRQLLENINPNSASGSLSYLPRHSNKPFYFYNLQYFLEYVESGLYYIGSKDDPLSDEDFAYLRKVHDMLLQMEDIFIEENPRFSNAQTNREFYLGKVWPEVLEKMESLLGDDLQQIYTVYVYPHYDPQLEPENRLGFSGPEVTQDEAFKVAKDFFPLPDSEYAWQLTGEGWSSDWGDSWTFSAIRKGDNSYEWQVEVLATGGNVISLRKTSNANFGDDNLLNDPPEPVISEQTAINNALEFLSARGIKDVYPLYTPNYGISDWGDAADEGRYQFSLVRKIDNIFIPEHSIEFEVSGQTGEITSFYNHQFLLRSQSEISIPEPKLSRDEARQGIDWLLLPVDGPTVFHQFNEELFYTFIAKESEASYIIYINAITGERDFVDYLYNGIWSYD
- a CDS encoding PadR family transcriptional regulator, with the protein product MKVDKSLMTGSTTMLILKLLETGDMYGYQMIDELEKRSENVFTLKAGTLYPILHTLEQQGLVESYEGVSDSGRARKYYHITKRGKEYFQEKNSEWRTYTTAVNQVLGGVNYVIN
- a CDS encoding BlaI/MecI/CopY family transcriptional regulator gives rise to the protein MKIAQQISDAELEVMKVLWELGQATSSQIVACLSENTDWKPKTIQTLITRLAAKGAVAAEKTESKAYLYTPLISEEEFKSYANHSFLHKIYDGSVKMMLASFVKEQKISKAEIESLKKLLDEEE
- a CDS encoding MgtC/SapB family protein, giving the protein MDLTIDGRAVGNYFILVKNNTFSLDIVYLSFIHQAKLYGAKIGGQMYNVSGKLMEKYEGFQGDDNDFLSMDKHNFIIDAEEIKEVLYQKRFQPQNSPFTGKLEILLQSGKAEKYYVHSGNHIPAMLMMFKNDLTENLVLKDGKHQILPEEYPAFAMEKSNSKGMIVCTNCDKVTSILETAHFPAKNNKDIDKFLCPDCFTAHEEELQQETEGVNAAKSILFSLGAAVICSLLWYGFVIITNMQAGVIAVLIGWIVANTAIYGAGKKRGTVVQGISAVATLFAMMFSEYLIIRHFAVLELAAEGITGIPLFLPVEAVVQLITVGIQTDPITLVFWGIAIYQGYRIPASRYVKSQKQQEVDEAFSANV